From Fervidobacterium sp., a single genomic window includes:
- a CDS encoding ferritin-like domain-containing protein, producing MSYHEPYEELQDFDRDLTRLIRSLIEELEAIDWYNQRMSVSKDPEVKAVVKHNRDEEMEHAAMVLEVLRRRIPEFDKALRTYLFTESPVTEVEKSTVEHEAENNLDKGLIRP from the coding sequence ATGAGTTATCACGAACCATACGAAGAACTCCAAGATTTTGATAGAGATTTAACAAGACTTATTAGAAGCCTTATAGAAGAACTTGAAGCAATTGATTGGTACAACCAAAGAATGTCTGTGTCAAAAGATCCAGAAGTAAAAGCTGTTGTAAAGCACAATCGCGACGAAGAGATGGAACACGCAGCCATGGTTTTAGAGGTTTTGAGAAGAAGAATTCCTGAATTTGACAAGGCCTTGAGAACATATCTTTTTACAGAATCACCTGTAACTGAGGTAGAAAAATCCACTGTAGAACATGAAGCAGAAAACAATTTAGACAAAGGACTTATAAGGCCATAA